The genomic region TATTGCTATGTGGTGTTTCAGTTAATtgtcttaattaaaattttttttgtcaattttttgcaaatttgtaaaatgggaaattgtatgtattttagcaatacaaaataaaacttgcGCATAGACAAGCgtttaaaagcaaaacaaagcaGTTCTACTATTTTAACAATTTGGATCATCGTCAAAGAAACGGTCAACTTTATAAGCACTTATCCTATATAgtctataattattatttttcactaaCATTTGACTACTAAAATGTATTAGACGCTAATCAGACAACTTTTTACGTACAACATTGCTGGAATACAATTGTCTTAGCCGAAAATTGGTGTGCGTTTTGATTTGCTGTAAAGTCAGCTTCATTTGACGTACGTACGTATGATGTATCAAAATGGTTTTGTCTTAAAATTGTGCATAGCTCTGCGTTTTTCACTCAATTTACCTAAGATTTCCCTAATACACTGTATAACCTGTTTATTTATCTTGTATTATAGTAAGTATTGATCTCACGTTCCATATCACGTATTTCCATAATATCAGTTTTGAGTCGTTGTTTTAATATCTCACGGAAAATTGCCTCACGATCGGCGCTGTCACTGATGCCCATTCTTTGTAGTGAATAATCATTGATGCGAAGCAGAGCCCGGCCGGTAATTTCGTGCTGCAAAATTAAAccaatttagttatttattatgTATCACTCatatacaacaaataaaatgtgtacaaaacactgttgtagtaaaaaaaaaataatttgctcGTTTTGACTTTtacaattcaaaattatttgtcatTGTTTGACACATATAATtgtaaattgtttaataaaattcaagCGTCAAGCCATTAGCTACTTTTAAAGAGATAAAACATTGTCTAAGGCTTCAAAAtagttgaagaaattaaaacgaaaacGTTTAAGGATTGGAAGTATTATCAGCGGAATAAACAGCGTAATGACAGCCAGAGTAGCGAGCGTTTGTCAACAGGGCATCGACTTCAAGTGAGTACTACGCTTCAATCGTTTgtggtaatttttaaattataaaaaatacctTTGAAAAGAGCTCCAGATATTGTGGATACTCCCCACAGTGCCGCATATACCATTTCCTTACATCGGTTACCGACCATAGACACACCGACTTGGGTCGTGCGGTCTTCATGCGCGGCCGGCTGCTTTGTGTTGTTTCCTCAACCATAGCACTAATTTGTTTTACTGTACGGAGGTGTTTGcaggttttttttgtttaaaaatatgttttcaatgtTGTATTGTCGTTATCGATAATTATTTAGCATTTTGCtgcagtaattttatttttaaaaaggatTTGTGCCAAAACTAAAAAATGGTATATTAGTATAATTTTGACAGCTATATGTCCGGAAgattccaaaaacaaaacaataggTGCAGTGTTGCAAAGCTGAATAATCCAAAGAATACAATTTCatagcaaaatataaataaatagtaaatctTCGTGGGCtgattcattattattgttgatACAATGCgccttttataatattaataatgacTTTTTTATAGCTCAGTGCTTTTTTgtgattatttcaaaaaatacaaaattttattttgagtttAATCTCTCCGTCCGTCTGCGTAATCCctcaattttgtttaaatggGCAGCACTTTATTTGCAGTTGGCTGCATTTCTGCATGACTGGCGGTTCGTGAACTGTCATTGGTTTGCCACTCAGACCAAAGCGAAAAGCGAAAAAGTGATTTTCAACTAATTCTCAACAAAGATTTTCAGACGTTTTATCTCGAAATTTCCAATTATATATTGTCTAAAGCGATTAATAGAGAGCAAATATAACGCGTACGCAGTGAACTACAACTAAAATTTGGATATATTGTAATAACGTATTTGCAGCAGCAGAAAAATGGCCGGAGCAACGTTGTTTGAACGCGCTCAAGCCCTTACAAGCGTGAATCGGGAAGAGGGTATTactctattaaataaaattgtacgTGAACAAGAGGTAGCTGAAAACGATGAGGAGTTAATCCGTTTGAAGGAGCAGGGCATTCTGCAACTTGGCGAGCTATACAAGCAGGAAGGCAAGGCCAAAGAATTGGCTGATTTGATCAAGGTGACGCGACCGTTTCTCAGCTTGATAAGTAAAGCAAAGGCTGCCAAAATGGTGCGTACGCTAGTTGATATGTTTTTGGACATGGATGCTGGCACTGGTATAGAGGTGCGTATATAaatggttatacatatattgtaatttatttgctaaacttgtttgtgaaaatttgtttatctttAGGTGCAATTATGTAAAGACTGCATTGAATGGGCAAAACAAGAAAAGCGCACATTCTTACGTCAATCTTTGGAGGCGCGTCTGATTGCGTTATTTTTCGATACCGGTTTGTATACAGATGCATTGGCACTTGGTTCGCAATTGCTACGTGAATTGAAGAAATTGGATGACAAGAACCTTTTGGTTGAGGTGCAATTGTTGGAGAGTAAAACTTATCATGCACTTAGCAATTTGCCGAAAGCCAGAGCCGCACTCACATCTGCACGCACAACCGCCAATGCGATATACTGTCCGCCAAAGGTGCAGGGTGCGCTCGATTTGCAATCCGGTATTTTACATGCCGCCGATGAGCGTGATTTTAAAACAGCTTTCTCCTACTTCTACGAAGCGTTCGAGAGTTTCGACAGTGTGGATAATGCAAAAGCCCTAACAGGCCTAAAATACATGTTGCTGTGCAAAATTATGCTGGGTCAATCCGAAGACGTGAATCAGATTGTCAGCGGTAAATTGGTAAGCCTAAAAAATCTcttatgtaattttgtgtttttacttatttctattACATTACTACGCATTTTGTAGGCAATCACCTATTCGGGACGCGACATTGACGCCATGAAGGCTGTCGCTGAAGCTTCACACAAACGTTCACTTGCCGATTTCCAAGAAGCTTTGAAAGAC from Bactrocera tryoni isolate S06 chromosome 3, CSIRO_BtryS06_freeze2, whole genome shotgun sequence harbors:
- the LOC120771127 gene encoding 26S proteasome non-ATPase regulatory subunit 11, translated to MAGATLFERAQALTSVNREEGITLLNKIVREQEVAENDEELIRLKEQGILQLGELYKQEGKAKELADLIKVTRPFLSLISKAKAAKMVRTLVDMFLDMDAGTGIEVQLCKDCIEWAKQEKRTFLRQSLEARLIALFFDTGLYTDALALGSQLLRELKKLDDKNLLVEVQLLESKTYHALSNLPKARAALTSARTTANAIYCPPKVQGALDLQSGILHAADERDFKTAFSYFYEAFESFDSVDNAKALTGLKYMLLCKIMLGQSEDVNQIVSGKLAITYSGRDIDAMKAVAEASHKRSLADFQEALKDYKKELSEDVIVKAHLGTLYDTMLEQNLCRIIEPYSRVQVSHVAECIKLPMPQVEKKLSQMILDKKFSGILDQGEGVLIVFEETPVDKTYERVLETIHSMGKVVDTLYQKAKKLS
- the LOC120771129 gene encoding protein aveugle, with the protein product MVEETTQSSRPRMKTARPKSVCLWSVTDVRKWYMRHCGEYPQYLELFSKHEITGRALLRINDYSLQRMGISDSADREAIFREILKQRLKTDIMEIRDMEREINTYYNTR